The following proteins come from a genomic window of Streptococcus pneumoniae:
- a CDS encoding ABC transporter ATP-binding protein, with product MKGLWSNNLTCGYDEKIILENINIKIPEEKISVIIGSNGCGKSTLIKTLSRLIKPLEGEVLLDNKSINSYKEKDLAKHIAILPQSPIIPESITVADLVSRGRFPYRKPFKSLGKDDLEIINRSMVKANVEDLANNLVEELSGGQRQRVWIALALAQDTSILLLDEPTTYLDISYQIELLDLLTDLNQKYKTTICMILHDINLTARYADYLFAIKEGKLVAEGKPEDILNDKLVKDIFNLEAKIIRDPISNSPLMIPIGKHHVSS from the coding sequence ATGAAAGGTCTGTGGTCAAATAATCTTACCTGCGGTTATGATGAAAAAATAATCTTGGAAAATATAAATATAAAAATACCTGAAGAAAAAATATCAGTTATTATTGGGTCAAATGGTTGTGGGAAATCAACACTCATTAAAACCTTGTCTCGACTTATAAAGCCATTAGAGGGAGAAGTATTGCTCGATAATAAATCAATTAATTCTTATAAAGAAAAAGATTTAGCAAAACACATAGCTATATTACCTCAATCTCCAATAATCCCTGAATCAATAACAGTAGCTGATCTTGTAAGCCGTGGTCGTTTCCCCTACAGAAAGCCTTTTAAGAGTCTTGGAAAAGATGACCTTGAAATAATAAACAGATCAATGGTTAAGGCCAATGTTGAAGATCTAGCAAATAACCTAGTTGAAGAACTTTCTGGGGGTCAAAGGCAAAGAGTATGGATAGCTCTAGCCCTAGCCCAAGATACAAGTATCCTACTTTTAGATGAGCCAACTACTTACTTGGATATCTCATATCAAATAGAACTATTAGACCTCTTGACTGATCTAAACCAAAAATATAAGACAACCATTTGCATGATTTTGCACGATATAAATCTAACAGCAAGATACGCTGATTACCTATTTGCAATTAAAGAAGGTAAACTTGTTGCAGAGGGAAAGCCTGAAGATATACTAAATGATAAACTAGTTAAAGATATCTTTAATCTTGAAGCAAAAATTATACGTGACCCTATTTCCAATTCGCCTCTAATGATTCCTATTGGCAAGCACCATGTTAGCTCTTAA
- a CDS encoding FecCD family ABC transporter permease translates to MQNLIIGIQKRKNRITLFSSLFLLIIISLSFFILLIGDESYSFSTLIKVLNSETVPGASFSIMEIRLPKLLAGIIAGWSFGLAGFIFQTMLRNPLASPDIIGVTSSSSIAAVFCILVLKTNSLTTGIISITCGLTSSLILFLLAKKDGFSAARLIILGIGFQAVTRAGTSFLLLKVARYELQEVMRWLSGSLSFTKLDDIPLVLIVSIIATILVLFFNKRLEIIELGEEIAIGLGANPELSRLVLIFCAVSLTAFSTSITGPIACISFLAGPIALNIGKKRSPILAGLVGILLVLLSDIFSQNILPARYPVGVVTGLLGSPYLIYLLIKMNRRNI, encoded by the coding sequence ATGCAAAATTTAATTATAGGTATTCAAAAAAGAAAAAATAGAATAACACTATTTTCCTCACTATTTTTATTAATAATAATCAGTCTATCATTTTTCATTTTACTTATCGGAGATGAAAGTTATTCTTTTTCAACTTTGATTAAAGTCTTAAATAGTGAAACTGTTCCTGGAGCTAGTTTTTCGATTATGGAAATTAGATTACCAAAATTATTAGCAGGAATTATAGCTGGCTGGTCTTTTGGATTGGCAGGATTTATCTTTCAAACTATGTTAAGAAATCCTCTTGCAAGTCCTGATATAATCGGTGTCACAAGTTCTTCATCTATTGCAGCGGTCTTTTGCATATTGGTATTAAAAACAAATAGTTTAACTACTGGAATTATTTCAATAACTTGTGGACTAACATCATCTTTAATATTATTTTTACTAGCTAAAAAAGATGGTTTTTCAGCAGCAAGACTGATAATATTAGGCATTGGTTTTCAAGCTGTCACAAGAGCAGGCACCTCATTTTTATTGTTGAAAGTAGCAAGATATGAATTACAAGAAGTTATGAGATGGCTCAGTGGCTCTTTATCTTTTACAAAGTTAGATGACATACCTCTTGTTCTAATAGTAAGTATTATTGCTACTATATTAGTTTTATTTTTTAATAAAAGACTAGAAATTATTGAACTTGGTGAAGAAATAGCAATCGGACTTGGAGCAAATCCCGAGCTTTCAAGGCTTGTTTTAATTTTTTGCGCTGTATCTTTAACTGCTTTTTCTACTTCAATTACAGGACCAATAGCTTGTATATCTTTTTTAGCTGGTCCCATAGCCTTAAATATTGGCAAGAAAAGAAGCCCAATATTAGCTGGATTGGTTGGAATTTTACTAGTTTTGTTATCAGACATATTCTCTCAAAATATTTTACCAGCTAGATATCCAGTAGGTGTTGTAACTGGCTTGTTAGGTTCACCATACTTAATATACTTACTAATAAAAATGAACAGGAGGAATATATAA
- a CDS encoding FecCD family ABC transporter permease, protein MRNKKQINLGIIFVICLGLLITIFLSLKLGTKEINIRDFLAAFGMGNTNDDFIKSIIYKRIPRTIFAILAGSSLAISGVLMQSVTRNPIADPGILGINTGASLSVVIGLSFLGISSSISHISFAIIGGLVSAIFVYAIAVSGKAGLTPIKLALSGTCVSMALSSFVSFLILPNNNVLDKFRFWQIGSLGAATLSSISTLLPFIILGHLIAIFISSDLNALAMGDEMAVGLGVNVNRIRSLAIIASVLLCSSITAIGGPIGFVGLIVPHFCGLFISKDIRTMTISSSFIGAELLLICDIIGRMLGKPGEIEVGIITAIIGGPVLIYVTMKNRGVNN, encoded by the coding sequence ATGCGAAATAAAAAACAAATAAACCTAGGCATAATTTTTGTAATCTGCCTAGGTCTTCTTATTACAATATTTTTGTCATTAAAGCTTGGAACAAAAGAAATTAATATCAGAGATTTTTTAGCAGCTTTTGGAATGGGTAATACAAATGATGATTTTATTAAATCAATTATATATAAAAGAATACCTAGAACTATTTTTGCAATTTTAGCAGGTTCTAGTCTTGCCATAAGCGGTGTATTGATGCAATCAGTTACTAGAAACCCAATAGCTGATCCAGGTATACTCGGTATAAACACAGGAGCAAGTCTTAGTGTAGTAATTGGTCTTTCTTTTTTAGGAATTTCATCAAGCATAAGCCATATAAGTTTTGCAATCATTGGTGGCTTAGTAAGTGCAATTTTTGTATACGCGATTGCTGTAAGCGGAAAAGCAGGCCTTACCCCTATAAAACTTGCCTTATCAGGAACTTGTGTTAGTATGGCTTTAAGCAGTTTTGTAAGTTTTTTAATTTTACCGAATAATAACGTCTTAGACAAATTTAGATTTTGGCAAATAGGTAGCCTTGGAGCAGCTACATTATCTTCTATATCTACACTACTACCTTTTATAATTTTAGGTCACTTGATAGCTATATTTATTTCATCAGATTTAAACGCTTTAGCTATGGGTGATGAAATGGCTGTTGGTCTTGGAGTTAATGTTAATAGGATAAGATCACTTGCAATAATTGCAAGTGTGCTTTTATGTTCAAGTATTACTGCAATTGGTGGACCTATTGGCTTCGTAGGTCTTATAGTTCCTCACTTTTGTGGCTTATTTATAAGCAAAGATATACGCACAATGACCATTTCTTCATCTTTTATAGGTGCAGAGCTCTTGCTTATATGTGATATAATCGGCCGTATGTTAGGTAAACCAGGTGAAATTGAAGTAGGGATAATTACTGCAATAATCGGGGGTCCAGTACTTATTTATGTAACTATGAAAAATAGAGGGGTTAATAACTAA
- a CDS encoding iron-siderophore ABC transporter substrate-binding protein: MKNKFFLIAILAMCIVFSACSSNSVKNEENTSKEHAPDKIVLDHAFGQTILDKKPERVATIAWGNHDVALALGIVPVGFSKANYGVSADKGVLPWTEEKIKELNGKANLFDDLDGLNFEAISNSKPDVILAGYSGITKEDYDTLSKIAPVAAYKSKPWQTLWRDMIKIDSKALGMEKEGDELIKNTEARISKELEKHPEIKGKIKGKKVLFTMINAADTSKFWIYTSKDPRANYLTDLGLVFPESLKEFESEDSFAKEISAEEANKINDADVIITYGDDKTLEALQKDPLLGKINAIKNGAVAVIPDNTPLAASCTPTPLSINYTIEEYLNLLGNACKNAK, translated from the coding sequence ATGAAAAACAAATTTTTTCTAATAGCTATTTTAGCTATGTGTATAGTTTTTAGCGCTTGTTCTTCTAATTCTGTTAAAAATGAAGAAAATACTTCTAAAGAGCATGCGCCTGATAAAATAGTTTTAGATCATGCTTTCGGTCAAACTATATTAGATAAAAAACCTGAAAGAGTTGCAACTATTGCTTGGGGAAATCATGATGTAGCATTAGCTTTAGGAATAGTTCCTGTTGGATTTTCAAAAGCAAATTACGGTGTAAGTGCTGATAAAGGAGTTTTACCATGGACAGAAGAAAAAATCAAAGAACTAAATGGTAAAGCTAACCTATTTGACGATTTGGATGGACTTAACTTTGAAGCAATATCAAATTCTAAACCAGATGTTATCTTAGCAGGTTATTCTGGTATAACTAAAGAAGATTATGACACTCTATCAAAAATTGCTCCTGTAGCAGCATACAAATCTAAACCTTGGCAAACTTTATGGAGAGATATGATTAAAATTGATTCAAAAGCCTTAGGTATGGAAAAAGAAGGTGATGAGTTAATCAAAAATACTGAAGCTCGTATATCCAAAGAATTAGAAAAACATCCAGAAATCAAAGGAAAAATCAAAGGAAAAAAAGTATTATTTACTATGATTAATGCTGCAGATACATCAAAATTCTGGATTTATACTAGCAAAGATCCAAGAGCAAATTATTTAACAGATTTAGGTCTAGTTTTCCCTGAATCATTAAAAGAATTTGAGAGTGAAGATAGTTTTGCAAAGGAAATTTCTGCAGAAGAAGCAAATAAGATAAATGATGCTGATGTAATCATAACTTATGGTGATGATAAAACTCTTGAAGCTTTACAAAAAGATCCTCTTTTAGGTAAAATAAATGCAATTAAAAATGGTGCCGTTGCTGTAATTCCAGATAATACACCGTTAGCAGCCTCATGCACTCCAACACCACTTTCAATAAACTATACTATTGAAGAATACCTAAATCTTTTAGGAAATGCATGCAAAAATGCGAAATAA
- a CDS encoding helix-turn-helix domain-containing protein, protein MALNYKPLWIQLAKKGLKKTDVIAMAGLTTNVMAQMGKDKPITFKNLERICKALSCTPNDIISFEDNFSDEE, encoded by the coding sequence ATGGCACTTAACTATAAACCATTATGGATACAGTTAGCAAAAAAAGGACTAAAGAAAACAGATGTAATAGCTATGGCAGGACTTACAACAAATGTTATGGCACAAATGGGAAAGGATAAACCAATTACATTTAAGAATTTAGAAAGAATATGTAAGGCTTTATCTTGCACTCCTAATGATATTATTAGTTTTGAAGATAATTTTAGTGACGAGGAATAG
- the rlmD gene encoding 23S rRNA (uracil(1939)-C(5))-methyltransferase RlmD — MLKKNDIVEVEIVDLTHEGAGVAKVDGLVFFVENALPSEKILMRVLKVNKKIGFGKVEKYLVQSPHRNQDLDLAYLRSGIADLGHLSYPEQLKFKTKQVKDSLYKIAGIADVEVAETLGMEHPVKYRNKAQVPVRRVNGVLETGFFRKNSHDLMPLEDFFIQDPVIDQVVVALRDLLRRFDLKPYDEKEQSGLIRNLVVRRGHYSGQIMVVLVTTRPKVFRVDQLIEQVIKQFPEIVSVMQNINDQNTNAIFGKEWRTLYGQDYITDQMLGNDFQIAGPAFYQVNTEMAEKLYQTAIDFAELKKDDVVIDAYSGIGTIGLSVAKHVKEVYGVELIPEAVENSKKNAQLNNISNAHYVCDTAENAMKNWLKDGIQPTVILVDPPRKGLTESFIKASAQTGADRIAYISCNVATMARDIKLYQELGYELKKVQPVDLFPQTHHVETVALLSKLDVDKHISVEIELDEMDLTSAESKATYAQIKEYVWNKFELKVSTLYIAQIKKKCGIELREHYNKSKKDKQIIPQCTPEKEEAIMDALRHFKMI, encoded by the coding sequence ATGTTAAAGAAAAATGATATTGTAGAAGTTGAAATTGTTGACTTGACCCATGAAGGGGCAGGAGTTGCCAAGGTAGATGGTTTGGTCTTTTTTGTAGAGAATGCTTTACCGAGTGAAAAAATTCTCATGCGTGTCCTCAAGGTCAATAAAAAGATTGGCTTTGGAAAAGTTGAAAAATACCTTGTCCAGTCACCACACCGTAATCAAGATCTAGATTTGGCTTACCTGCGTTCAGGAATCGCGGATTTAGGACACCTTTCTTATCCAGAACAGCTCAAGTTTAAAACCAAGCAAGTCAAGGACAGTCTCTACAAGATTGCTGGAATTGCAGATGTAGAAGTTGCTGAAACGCTTGGTATGGAACATCCAGTCAAGTATCGCAATAAGGCGCAGGTGCCCGTTCGTCGAGTGAATGGTGTCTTGGAAACAGGATTTTTCCGTAAGAATTCGCACGACCTCATGCCCCTTGAAGATTTCTTTATCCAGGATCCTGTCATTGACCAAGTCGTAGTAGCTCTTCGAGACCTGCTCCGTCGTTTTGATTTAAAACCTTATGACGAAAAGGAACAGTCTGGATTGATTCGGAATCTTGTGGTGCGTCGTGGTCACTATTCAGGACAAATCATGGTCGTTTTGGTGACAACTCGTCCAAAAGTTTTTCGTGTTGACCAATTGATTGAACAAGTTATCAAGCAGTTCCCAGAGATTGTGTCTGTCATGCAAAATATCAACGACCAGAATACCAATGCGATTTTTGGTAAGGAGTGGCGCACTCTTTATGGTCAAGACTATATTACGGACCAGATGTTGGGAAATGACTTCCAAATCGCTGGCCCAGCCTTTTACCAAGTCAATACTGAAATGGCGGAGAAACTCTATCAAACAGCCATTGACTTTGCAGAGTTAAAAAAAGATGACGTGGTTATTGATGCTTATTCTGGTATTGGAACCATTGGTTTATCAGTCGCCAAGCATGTCAAAGAAGTCTACGGTGTTGAACTGATTCCAGAAGCGGTTGAGAATAGTAAAAAAAATGCTCAGCTGAACAATATTTCAAACGCCCACTATGTCTGTGACACAGCTGAAAATGCTATGAAGAATTGGCTTAAAGATGGGATTCAACCAACCGTTATCTTGGTTGATCCTCCACGCAAGGGCTTGACAGAAAGCTTTATCAAAGCAAGCGCCCAAACAGGAGCCGATCGCATCGCCTATATCTCCTGCAATGTCGCAACCATGGCGCGTGATATCAAACTCTACCAAGAATTGGGATATGAATTGAAGAAAGTCCAGCCGGTGGATCTATTTCCTCAAACGCATCACGTCGAGACGGTAGCACTTTTGTCCAAACTTGATGTCGATAAGCACATAAGTGTTGAAATTGAGCTGGATGAGATGGATTTGACAAGTGCGGAGAGCAAAGCAACATATGCTCAAATCAAAGAATATGTTTGGAATAAATTTGAATTAAAAGTTTCGACATTATATATTGCACAGATAAAAAAGAAATGTGGAATAGAATTACGAGAACATTACAACAAGTCTAAAAAGGATAAACAAATTATTCCACAGTGTACACCTGAAAAAGAAGAAGCCATCATGGATGCTTTGAGACACTTCAAAATGATTTAA
- a CDS encoding DUF1002 domain-containing protein has product MRKKLFLTSAAVLWAVTAMNSVHAATDVQKVIDETYVQPEYVLGSSLSEDQKNQTLKKLGYNASTDTKELKTMTPDVYSKIMNVANDSSLQLYSSAKIQKLGDKSPLEVKIETPENITKVTQDMYRNAAVTLGMEHAKITVAAPIPVTGESALAGIYYSLEANGAKVPQANKDLAQEELKALSDINAENKDKSGYDANKLNVALADIKSGLAKAKESKGNLTEEDIRKIVEDTLKNYKLDQVITGNQINIIINFALNLSKSDILSNADFTKTLNDLKQSIVSQAGDSFKNINLNFDADKALEDGGNFLSSLWQALVNFFKSFGS; this is encoded by the coding sequence ATGAGAAAGAAACTCTTTCTGACTAGTGCTGCGGTCTTGTGGGCAGTAACAGCTATGAATAGCGTCCATGCAGCAACAGATGTTCAAAAAGTTATCGATGAAACCTATGTCCAACCTGAATATGTCCTAGGTTCCTCCCTATCTGAAGACCAAAAAAATCAAACTCTTAAAAAACTGGGCTACAATGCCTCAACAGATACCAAAGAACTCAAGACCATGACACCTGATGTTTATTCTAAAATCATGAATGTGGCCAATGACTCTAGCTTACAGTTGTATTCATCAGCCAAGATTCAAAAGCTAGGTGACAAATCGCCACTTGAGGTCAAGATTGAAACACCAGAAAATATCACTAAGGTGACTCAGGATATGTACCGAAACGCAGCAGTAACGCTGGGTATGGAACATGCCAAAATCACTGTAGCAGCCCCTATTCCAGTTACAGGAGAAAGTGCTTTAGCAGGGATTTACTATTCGCTAGAGGCTAATGGAGCCAAGGTGCCACAAGCTAATAAAGATTTGGCTCAAGAAGAGCTAAAAGCTTTGTCAGATATCAATGCTGAAAACAAGGACAAATCAGGCTATGATGCTAATAAATTAAACGTTGCCCTAGCTGATATCAAGTCAGGACTCGCCAAAGCTAAAGAAAGCAAGGGAAATCTGACAGAAGAAGATATCCGCAAGATTGTTGAAGATACCTTAAAAAATTACAAACTTGATCAGGTCATAACAGGAAACCAGATCAATATCATCATCAATTTTGCCTTGAATCTCTCAAAGAGTGATATCCTCAGCAATGCAGATTTCACTAAAACCCTAAATGACCTTAAACAAAGCATCGTATCACAAGCTGGCGACAGTTTTAAAAATATCAACCTTAACTTTGATGCGGATAAGGCGCTAGAGGACGGTGGTAACTTCTTAAGCTCCCTCTGGCAAGCCCTTGTCAACTTCTTCAAGAGTTTTGGTTCTTAA
- the pmp23 gene encoding cell wall hydrolase Pmp23 — translation MFKRIRRVLVLAVFLFAGYKAYRVHQDVKQVMTYQPMVREILSEKDTPANEELVLAMIYTETKGKEGDVMQSSESASGSTNTINDNASSIRQGIQTLTGNLYLAQKKGVDIWTAVQAYNFGPAYIDFIAQNGKENTLALAKQYSRETVAPLLGNTTGKTYSYIHPISIFHGAELYVNGGNYYYSRQVRLNLYIIKCFTLFSTSG, via the coding sequence ATGTTTAAACGAATTCGAAGAGTGCTTGTACTAGCAGTCTTCCTTTTTGCTGGCTATAAAGCTTACCGCGTTCATCAAGATGTCAAACAAGTCATGACCTATCAACCCATGGTGCGAGAAATCTTGAGTGAAAAAGACACCCCAGCAAACGAAGAGCTTGTGCTTGCTATGATTTATACTGAAACAAAAGGAAAAGAAGGCGATGTTATGCAGTCTAGTGAGTCTGCAAGTGGTTCCACCAACACCATCAATGATAATGCCTCTAGCATTCGGCAAGGCATTCAAACTCTGACAGGCAATCTCTATCTGGCGCAGAAGAAGGGTGTAGATATCTGGACAGCTGTTCAAGCCTATAATTTTGGACCTGCCTATATCGATTTTATCGCCCAAAATGGCAAGGAAAATACCTTGGCTCTAGCCAAACAGTACTCTCGTGAGACTGTTGCCCCCTTGCTTGGTAATACGACTGGAAAGACTTATAGTTATATTCACCCCATTTCCATTTTTCACGGTGCTGAACTCTATGTAAATGGAGGAAATTATTATTATTCTAGACAGGTACGACTTAACCTTTACATCATCAAATGTTTCACTCTCTTTTCAACATCTGGCTAG
- a CDS encoding nucleoid-associated protein has translation MDIYIKKAIIHQFSPDDTELFLADKFLNITPKIEEYLRKKIEHVYSDEAKTGIFEEENPFFNHITDDLLETSVTLANLWKEEFSISENLKTNDLIFVQFSKEGVEHFAFLRIALRETLTHLGGEVDNPIKLTQNNLPGFGTGADEALVVNLQSRKYHLIEKRIKYNGTFLNYFSDNLLAVAPKISPKKSIKELEKTAQRIAESFNTDDFQFQSKVKSAIFNNLEESNELSPEKLANDLFDNNLTARLSFIDQVKEAVPEPVQFDEIDASRQLKKFENQKLSLSNGIELIVPNNVYQDAESVEFIQNENGTYSILIKNIEDIQSK, from the coding sequence ATGGACATTTATATTAAGAAAGCCATTATTCACCAGTTCAGTCCGGATGATACCGAGCTGTTCTTAGCAGATAAGTTTCTCAATATTACTCCAAAAATCGAAGAATACCTACGTAAAAAAATTGAACATGTGTATTCAGATGAAGCCAAGACTGGGATTTTCGAAGAAGAAAATCCCTTCTTCAATCATATTACAGACGATTTGTTGGAGACATCAGTAACGCTGGCTAATCTCTGGAAAGAGGAGTTTAGCATTTCTGAAAATCTCAAGACCAATGACTTGATTTTTGTTCAATTTTCTAAAGAAGGTGTAGAACATTTCGCTTTCTTGCGAATTGCCCTGCGGGAGACCTTGACCCACCTCGGAGGAGAAGTTGATAATCCAATCAAGCTGACTCAGAATAACCTGCCTGGATTTGGAACGGGTGCTGACGAGGCCTTGGTGGTCAATCTTCAGAGTCGCAAGTATCACCTGATTGAAAAACGAATCAAGTACAACGGGACTTTTTTGAACTATTTTTCAGATAATCTTCTTGCTGTCGCTCCTAAGATTTCTCCTAAAAAATCTATCAAGGAACTGGAAAAAACAGCCCAGAGAATTGCTGAATCTTTTAACACAGATGATTTTCAATTTCAATCCAAGGTCAAATCAGCGATTTTCAACAACCTAGAAGAAAGCAATGAATTGTCACCTGAGAAATTGGCTAATGACCTTTTTGACAACAATCTGACGGCTCGTTTGAGCTTTATTGACCAAGTCAAAGAAGCCGTACCAGAACCTGTTCAATTTGATGAAATTGATGCAAGTCGCCAATTAAAGAAATTTGAAAACCAAAAACTCTCCTTATCAAATGGAATTGAGCTCATCGTTCCCAATAACGTCTATCAAGACGCCGAGTCTGTTGAGTTTATCCAAAACGAAAATGGAACCTACTCTATCTTAATCAAAAATATCGAGGATATCCAAAGTAAATAA
- the glyA gene encoding serine hydroxymethyltransferase, which translates to MIFDKDDFKAYDADLWNAIAKEEERQQNNIELIASENVVSKAVMAAQGSILTNKYAEGYPGRRYYGGTDVVDVVETLAIERAKEIFGAKFANVQPHSGSQANCAAYMSLIEPGDTVMGMDLAAGGHLTHGAPVSFSGQTYNFLSYSVDPETELLDFDAILKQAQEVKPKLIVAGASAYSQIIDFSKFREIADAVGAKLMVDMAHIAGLVAAGLHPSPVPYAHITTTTTHKTLRGPRGGLILTNDEDLAKKINSAIFPGIQGGPLEHVVAAKAVSFKEVLDPAFKEYAANVIKNSKAMADVFLQDPDFRIISGGTENHLFLVDVTKVVENGKVAQNLLDEVNITLNKNSIPYETLSPFKTSGIRIGAAAITARGFGEEESRKVAELIIKTLKNSENEAVLEEVRSAVKELTDAFPLYEE; encoded by the coding sequence ATGATTTTTGACAAAGATGATTTTAAAGCATATGATGCTGATCTCTGGAATGCTATTGCCAAAGAAGAAGAACGCCAACAAAATAATATCGAGTTAATTGCTTCGGAAAACGTAGTTTCCAAGGCTGTTATGGCAGCTCAAGGGTCTATCTTGACAAATAAATATGCCGAGGGTTACCCAGGACGCCGTTATTATGGTGGAACTGATGTAGTAGACGTTGTAGAGACTCTTGCTATTGAACGCGCAAAAGAAATTTTCGGTGCTAAATTTGCCAATGTCCAACCACATTCAGGAAGCCAAGCTAACTGTGCGGCTTACATGTCCTTGATTGAGCCAGGTGATACGGTTATGGGAATGGATTTGGCAGCAGGTGGACACTTGACCCACGGAGCTCCAGTTAGCTTCTCTGGTCAAACCTACAACTTTCTTTCCTATAGTGTGGATCCTGAAACGGAACTTTTGGACTTTGATGCTATCTTGAAACAAGCCCAAGAAGTAAAACCAAAACTGATTGTAGCTGGTGCTTCAGCCTATTCTCAAATTATTGACTTTTCAAAATTCCGTGAAATTGCAGATGCTGTTGGGGCTAAGCTTATGGTTGATATGGCCCACATCGCTGGCTTGGTTGCAGCTGGTCTTCACCCAAGCCCAGTGCCATACGCTCATATCACTACAACAACGACCCACAAAACCCTTCGTGGTCCTCGTGGTGGTTTGATTTTGACCAATGATGAGGATTTAGCTAAGAAAATCAATTCAGCTATTTTCCCTGGTATTCAGGGTGGTCCTTTGGAGCATGTTGTGGCTGCTAAGGCAGTTTCCTTCAAAGAAGTTTTGGATCCAGCTTTCAAGGAATATGCTGCCAATGTAATTAAGAACAGCAAGGCTATGGCAGATGTCTTCTTGCAAGACCCTGATTTCCGTATTATTTCAGGTGGAACTGAAAACCATCTCTTCCTTGTTGATGTGACTAAGGTTGTAGAAAACGGAAAAGTTGCTCAAAACTTGCTGGATGAAGTCAATATTACCCTAAATAAAAATTCAATCCCTTACGAAACCTTGTCACCATTCAAGACAAGTGGGATTCGTATCGGAGCAGCAGCTATTACTGCACGTGGATTTGGTGAAGAAGAAAGTCGCAAAGTGGCTGAACTCATCATTAAAACCCTTAAGAATTCAGAAAATGAGGCTGTATTAGAAGAAGTGAGAAGTGCAGTCAAAGAATTGACAGATGCCTTCCCATTATACGAGGAATAA
- a CDS encoding GNAT family N-acetyltransferase — protein sequence MLRDLQETDVKAICDINQEALGYTFSPEETASQLARLSQDSHHFLLGYEDAANHVLLGYVHAEVYESLYSKAGFNILALAVSPQAQGQGIGKSLLQGLEQEAKRCGYGFIRLNSANHRLGAHAFYEKVGYTCDKMQKRFIRIF from the coding sequence ATGCTAAGAGATTTGCAAGAAACAGATGTGAAAGCGATATGTGACATCAACCAAGAGGCTTTGGGTTATACTTTTAGTCCAGAGGAAACGGCTAGCCAACTAGCTAGACTGTCTCAGGATTCCCATCATTTCCTACTTGGCTATGAGGATGCAGCTAATCATGTCTTACTTGGATATGTCCACGCTGAAGTTTACGAATCACTCTATTCCAAAGCAGGATTTAATATCTTAGCTTTAGCAGTTTCACCTCAAGCGCAAGGTCAAGGTATCGGTAAAAGTTTACTACAAGGGTTGGAACAAGAAGCCAAAAGATGTGGTTATGGGTTTATCCGCTTAAATTCTGCCAATCATCGTCTGGGTGCTCATGCATTTTATGAAAAAGTTGGCTATACTTGTGATAAAATGCAGAAACGGTTTATTCGCATCTTTTAG
- a CDS encoding L-threonylcarbamoyladenylate synthase encodes MDRIRQELENGGAVILPTETVYGLFAKALDEKAVDHVYQLKRRPRDKALNLNVASLEDILHFSKNQPAYLQKLVETFLPGPLTIILEANDRVPYWVNSDLATIGFRMPSHPITLDLIRETGPLIGPSANISGQASGVTFEQILKDFDQEVLGLEDDAFLTGQDSTIVDLSGDKVKILRQGAIKREDILARLPEISFEEA; translated from the coding sequence ATGGACAGGATTAGACAAGAGTTGGAAAATGGTGGAGCTGTCATTCTGCCTACAGAGACGGTTTATGGTCTTTTTGCCAAGGCCTTAGACGAAAAAGCAGTTGACCATGTTTACCAGCTCAAACGTCGTCCTAGAGACAAGGCGCTCAATCTCAATGTTGCCTCTTTAGAGGATATCTTGCACTTTTCTAAGAATCAGCCAGCTTATCTACAAAAACTTGTAGAGACCTTTTTGCCAGGTCCCTTGACCATTATTCTCGAAGCCAATGACCGAGTTCCCTATTGGGTAAATTCTGACCTTGCAACTATTGGATTTCGGATGCCCAGTCACCCTATCACACTGGATTTAATTCGAGAGACAGGTCCCTTGATTGGGCCGTCTGCCAATATCTCAGGTCAGGCAAGTGGTGTAACCTTTGAACAAATTCTGAAGGATTTTGACCAAGAGGTTCTGGGTCTGGAAGACGATGCTTTTCTAACTGGACAGGATTCAACTATTGTGGATTTGTCTGGAGACAAGGTGAAAATCTTACGCCAAGGCGCAATTAAACGAGAAGATATTCTTGCTCGGTTGCCAGAGATTTCTTTTGAGGAGGCTTGA